One Candidatus Binatia bacterium genomic window carries:
- a CDS encoding EVE domain-containing protein, producing MANRWLFKTEPSTYSFQQLQKDRKTVWDGVKNNLALKHLAGIKKGDSIFIYHTGDEKAVVGEAQALSEAYPDPAKKDPKLLVIEIETGKALPRPVTLAEIKANPKLKSFDLVRLPRLSVMPVSEEQWKIIEEMALRPAPRI from the coding sequence ATGGCGAATCGCTGGCTTTTCAAGACCGAGCCCTCGACCTATTCATTTCAGCAATTGCAAAAAGACCGGAAGACCGTGTGGGACGGCGTCAAGAATAATCTCGCGCTCAAGCACCTGGCGGGAATCAAGAAGGGCGATTCGATTTTCATCTATCACACGGGCGACGAGAAGGCGGTGGTCGGCGAGGCCCAGGCGCTGAGCGAGGCCTATCCCGACCCGGCGAAGAAAGATCCCAAGCTCCTGGTCATCGAGATCGAAACCGGGAAGGCGCTGCCGCGCCCCGTCACGCTCGCGGAAATAAAAGCCAACCCCAAATTGAAAAGCTTCGACCTCGTCCGCCTGCCGCGCCTCTCCGTGATGCCCGTCAGCGAAGAGCAGTGGAAGATCATCGAGGAGATGGCGTTGCGGCCGGCGCCACGAATATAA